The region CCATGTTTTGTAGAAGATGGCAGCAGCAAGATGGAGAATGGAAACCAATCCATTGTGAAAGAGTTTGTGTTGTTGGGTCTCTCTCAGGCAAGAGAGACCCAGCTCTTCCTATTTGTTCTCTACCTTGTCTTCTACTCACTGATCCTGCCAGGAAACATCCTCATCATCGTGACCATCCAAAGCGACCCCCGAATGAGctcccccatgtacttcttcttaGCCAATCTAGCCTTCCTGGACATCTGCTACTGCTCCGTCACCCCACCCAAGATGCTTGCTGATTTCTTCTCCAGTCACAAAACAATCTCCTACAAAGGCTGTATAGTCCAgatcttcttccttcacttgctgGGGGGATCTGAGGTCATCCTTATCATTGCTATGGCCATTGACCGCTATGTAGCCATTTATCACCCATTGCGCTATGCCAGTCTTATCACCAGAGCAGTCTGTTGGACTCTGGTCTTGGCCTCTTGGGGTGTAGGCTTCGTGCACTCTATTATCCAGATCATCTTTATTGTCCCACTCCCTTTCTGTGGACCCAACGAGttggacaatttcttctgtgacatcacccAGATTGTCAAGTTGGCTTGCAATGACACTTATGCTCTGGAATTCTTCATGTTCTTCAACAGTGGCCTGTCCAACATGATGTGTTTCATCCTCCTGCTCATCTCCTATGGAGCCCTGCTGGTCAAGGTGAAGATGGGCTCCtctgaagggaagagaaaagctgCTTCCACTTGCATCacccacatcatcatcatcttcatcatgttTGGTCCTGCCATCTATATCTATTGCCACCCCTTCTTGGACTTTCCTTTTGACAAGGTGGTGGCTATTTTCCACACAACAGTCTTCCCTCTGATGAACCCCATGATCTACACACTGAGGAACAAGGAGATCAAACAAGCCACAAGGAGGTTGTTGGGCAAACACAGACCTCTTGCTTGGCCAAGCCTGGTATAAACTCTGCCATTCTGAGCCCATGCCTAAACAACAGAACAGTTCTTTCTGCCTATCAAACCAAATTTGATACCAGTGGTCTAGCTTGAAAACAAATCATTCAAGTTAAGTTTGGGCGTGACAGCTACAGTGTGGACCTGGCAGAATCGCACAAAACTGCCTTACCCAGTCTACACCTTCAACAGGAAGCTTTCTACATCCTGTTAATGTTCTCCTGTGTCCCCCTTGCATGCAgggtgcctgcctgcttgttggcTATAAGGTTCAGTTTTATAATACCCTGTAAAAGCAAGATACATTCATTCTTAGCACTATTGGTAAGAATAAAAGTGAAttggtgccggggggggggggatgcaaggTCATGGAGAACCGTGGAtcactggatccacagataccgGATCTGGGGATATCATGGATGTCTgtacacacttagggcccaattctatccaattttccagtgccagtgcagccatgccaatggggcatgccctgcatcctgtgttgaggaggcaggcacagaggccttgtcaagatATGGGGACTTTTTTCCCTTATcctaaggctgcattgcagctgcactggtgctggaaagttggataggattggtcccttacgTGGCAGTAGGTCCCAATGgactcagtggaacttccttctgattagacatgtCTAAGATTGCACTGTCAGCCCAACGTGACTTATTTTCAGGTGTTGTTGCTCCTTGTTCTTAAGCCCAAAGAATGAAATGACTTAAAAATCAAAATACATGCGGTCAATTAGACTCACCACCtttaacagaaagaaaaaaaaacttgagaTATCACCTTGTCCAGTATTAACCTGTTCTGTTCGTTCACTTGTACCATCATATTGAATTAATATGTTTATTGAAAGGTGGTCTCTGATATTCTTTGGAACGATACAGTTTCAGATAGGATTTAGTCAGGTAAGATTGCATTGTTTGTCTAtcacagtgatggcgaacctatggcacgcgtgccacagaGGACACTCAAAGCCCTTTCCGTGGGCACGCGCACTGTCGCCCCAGTACAGAGTTTCAACTCTGAGTTTGAAGCCCCAGAAAGCCATGGGGCAGCAGCTCTGGAGGCCCGGTGGGGTGTTGACTGCGAGAGGCGGGCGGCAGCTCTCCATGGCCTGGCCCCCTCCTGTGACCCCGGGCTTCCTCGGCCGGAGTAGGGATGAACTGACAGCGCCGGGGCTTGTTGCGTGCTGGCTGCCGGGCTGAGTGGCCGGCTGCTGGGGGGTGCTGTTGGCTGCCTTGGTTGGTCAGTGGGTCTGCAGGCAGGGTGGTTGTTGGAGCGCCTGCCTCCGCCAtgaacaagcagcagcagcagcagcagttggccATCCAGGCGGAGATCCAGCGCTTAGATCTGAGAGCATGTCATTGCCATCGAAGCTGGGTCGATGCTCCTCAGTCGCTCTCAGGCTCTCTGTCCTGGGCACATTCACTGGCTGCCTGGGGGCTTCATCCCCGCAAATTGGGCATCAGGTTGaagcttcaggctgcagtcctgtccacacttgcctgggagtaagccccactgactataatggggtttacatctaagtagacaggcccttagagctcaatcctacccaactttccagcacctgtgcaccccaaggtaatggaccaaatgttcccatacattgaggaggtttctgtgactgcaccccccccgccccacaggaagcagtgcatacttcatttgcacagcagcagcagcactggaaaattggataggattgggccccaactcTGTAGTTGTCCTCgttccacccccacctctcttTCACTTGGGCATGAATCTGGTGCaggctttctcagaagtaagccttttttCAACTGAATTCTGAGTAAAGTGTCACAGGATCACTCTGCACATTCCCTGTTCAGTTGTGCCTGCTGCCCTATTCCTTTGCTGTTGTATTTATACAGGGGGTGGTAATAAGTATTAATAAGTATTTATGCAGCACTTCAAAAATGCTGACCTGTCTTGTCATTGTCTTGTCCATACCTGCATTGCCTTGTCTTGTCTTGTCCATACCTGCAGTAACTCTCAGGTAGGTCAGTCTTATTATCCTCCTGTTGCAGATAGTTgatgtctcttagccactacactacacttgcTAAGGTTCATTTCTCCCTAGGTAGTGGAAATGCCCTTCTTATTCAGTGTAACTTTGGTACCTTCCTTATGTTTAACCTTGTCTAATTGGCTCCTAGGCAAAAAGTCATCTTTTAAagtaggggagagcaactgtgtaCCCTCTTTACCTGCGTGAAACACTTGAGAGGATAGAAGGGATGACAAAGGACAGCagtgtggaattctctgccaaatAATTTTAAGTCAATGAAAGTACTTGGGATTACTTTGTTTGGATCATCTTATGCTTGTGAGCAGCTGTTTTCAGCTTTGAATGATATCAAATCTGACACCAGAAACAGACTAACAGATGACCTGAGTGCTGCATGTGTTGCTCTCAAACTTACAAAGTATGAACCAAGGTTAGACAAATTATCAGCATGCATACaacagcaaaaatcacattaatggtTCAAAAGCAGGCCAAATGCAGACTTTGACCTTTCAATAAAAGGTTGTATCATTGAAAGCTctgttattgtgtttttctttaaagacaaaagatgttaatgtacgatttgttttttctaaactaaaacctcagtattcaggtttaattgccatgttggcacttcgcaataaataagtgggttttgggttgaagtttgggcactcggtcactaaaaggtttgccatcactggtctATCATATTAGTTTGTTCTAGATTGCTGATAATGAGTATTCCTTAAACATCAACGTATTTGATTAATAAATCTTGTCTCTACCTGGGGGAGGAGGGTGCTTGGCTTAGCAGGAGTTCCTATGGTCAAAAGAAGGAGCTGCATTACACCATATAATTTTCTTAAACCATCCCCATGGAAGCAGTATCAAATACACAAACATGCCTTCGACTGAATCATGCCCCAACCAAAAGTATTCAAGGTGAGGGAGAATTTTCCAGTTTCTTTTCTTGAATAGGGAGAGTGATCAGCAGATGCTGCTCAGCATTGCATGGTTCAAATTTTCACTCCCTGCCATTAATATCAATAGGATTTCAAAAGACTTGCGTGTGGCTGGATCATGACCACATCCGAACTCCCTTCCCGAGCCTAAAAGCCCTACAGGATACTCTCTCCTGAATACtggagtctaacagcccaatcctatgcatgtctactcagaagtaattcccattagagtcaatagggcttactcccaggaaagtgtggataggattgggttgtgagcaaGGTGTTTTCAAACCCACTTTGTGCATGGCTCGGGAGTGGGGGGCAGACAACTCACATCAAGGTGGCTCAAGTACAAGAGCCAAATCATAGGACACTAGGAAAAGAATCATCTGATCAAACGGTGAACTAATTCAT is a window of Tiliqua scincoides isolate rTilSci1 chromosome 5, rTilSci1.hap2, whole genome shotgun sequence DNA encoding:
- the LOC136653901 gene encoding olfactory receptor 4N2-like, yielding MENGNQSIVKEFVLLGLSQARETQLFLFVLYLVFYSLILPGNILIIVTIQSDPRMSSPMYFFLANLAFLDICYCSVTPPKMLADFFSSHKTISYKGCIVQIFFLHLLGGSEVILIIAMAIDRYVAIYHPLRYASLITRAVCWTLVLASWGVGFVHSIIQIIFIVPLPFCGPNELDNFFCDITQIVKLACNDTYALEFFMFFNSGLSNMMCFILLLISYGALLVKVKMGSSEGKRKAASTCITHIIIIFIMFGPAIYIYCHPFLDFPFDKVVAIFHTTVFPLMNPMIYTLRNKEIKQATRRLLGKHRPLAWPSLV